A region from the Oncorhynchus masou masou isolate Uvic2021 unplaced genomic scaffold, UVic_Omas_1.1 unplaced_scaffold_2209, whole genome shotgun sequence genome encodes:
- the LOC135533090 gene encoding replication factor C subunit 1-like: DPDESLTDEVIAQQLQMDEDMELERLVHEDEEFAKTLAMLDQQPHAKKARKYSGEDLGSATSANKSSLNSSHSSATSQSQSNGRDLNQDVIGPSPKKVPPLVKASSKLSMMKKREEEEEGGGKTNLSINVSVSPKKERISPKKESLTPSSTDRKSKLKTGSVTMVTTPTTLKTSPKKESTSPEESEKKRGNSSAFRSFLNRDGPRALGSKPIPTGAENCLEGCVFVISGVLESMEREDAKSLIERYGGKVTGNISKRTTYLVMGRDGGAAKTEKAEGFGTKILDEDGLLELIRSTPGKKSKYLIAAEAENKGFKSRTPDTKTTTRTPKKSPKTRSMTPSPSKPGSASGRGVRVGDSVTLPGRGTGSGVKRGLDLGGKSQSSSSSATLSLPSFAGEDFSLLWVDKYRPQNLKAVIGQQGDQSQANKLLRWLKNWHTHHAVGGAKPAGRGFGKFTSSKDNGSSFKAALLSGPPGVGKTTTAALVCEELGYSYVEMNASCTRSKNSLKQVIAESLNNTSINNFYTGSSQTVSSKHVLIMDEIDGMAGNEDRGGIQEMIGLIKQSRIPIICMCNDRNHQKIRSLANYCFDLRFQRPRLEQIKGAMMSIAFKEGLKVPPPALNEMILASNQDIRQVLHNLSMWSAKDKVMTYDRVKEDANNARKDMKLGPFDVCRKVFSKGEESGHMTLIDKSDLFFHDYSLAPLFVQENYIHVKPAAAGGDVKSHLVLLSKTADSICDGDLVDRQIRSKQAWSLLPTQAIYSSVLPGELMSGYMNCFPSFPSWLGKFSSGNKHSRIIQELASHMSLKTLSSRQAVSLDYLPYLRMALLCPLQRQGAEGAGQAVQLLDDYHLVREDVDSLMEISIWGGQPDPYAKLDPKVKSAFTRAYNRETHLTPYSLQPIKKGRRGGGVEAEPGGEGQEEQPEEEEEEEGVAADAMIKLKKARPSKEPKKEKTTAGDSGKGKGKGKGKARK; encoded by the exons GACCCTGATGAGTCGCTGACTGATGAGGTCATCGCCCAGCAGCTGCAGATGGACGAGGACATGGAGTTGGAGAGGCTGGTCCACGAGGACGAGGAGTTTGCCAAGACGCTGGCCATGTTGGACCAACAACCACACGCCAAAAAG gctcGTAAATACTCTGGTGAGGATCTGGGGTCTGCCACGTCAGCCAACAAAAGCAGCCTTAACTCCTCCCACAGCAGCGCTACCAGCCAATCACAGTCCAATGGGCGGGATCTCAACCAGGACGTGATCGGTCCGTCCCCTAAAAAGGTCCCCCCTCTTGTTAAGGCCAGTTCCAAACTGTCCATGATGAAGAaaagggaggaagaagaggaaggaggcgGCAAGACAAATCTGAGTATCAATGTGTCCGTCTCTCCCAAAAAGGAGCGCATCTCTCCCAAAAAGGAGTCCCTAACCCCTTCAAGCACAGACAGGAAGTCCAAGCTCAAAACAGGAAGTGTAACCATGGTGACCACACCCACGACTCTTAAAACCTCCCCCAAGAAAGAG agcaCCAGTCCAGAGGAATCAGAGAAGAAGCGAGGGAACTCCTCAGCATTCCGTAGTTTCCTGAACCGAGACGGACCCAgagccctgggatctaaacccatacccact ggagCAGAGAACTGCCTGGAGGGATGTGTGTTTGTGATCTCTGGTGTGTTGGAGAGTATGGAACGTGAGGATGCTAAGAGCCTGATAGAGCGTTACGGAGGGAAGGTGACCGGCAACATCAGTAAGAGGACCACATACCTGGTGATGGGCAGAGATGGAGGAGCCGCCAAGACTGAGAAG gcgGAGGGGTTTGGAACTAAGATCCTGGATGAGGATGGTCTGTTGGAGCTCATCAGAAGTACACCAGGGAAGAAGTCCAAGTACCTGATTGCTGCCGAGGCCGAG AACAAGGGATTTAAGAGCAGAACCCCGGACACCAAGACCACCACCCGCACCCCCAAAAAGTCCCCCAAAACTCGCTCCATGACCCCCAGCCCCTCCAAACCTGGCTCAGCGTCGGGGCGAGGAGTCAGGGTAGGGGACAGCGTGACCCTCCCAGGGAGGGGTACAGGTTCAGGGGTCAAAAGAGGGCTGGACTTGGGGGGTAAGAGCCAATCATCTTCCTCCTCTGCCACTCTGTCTTTGCCCTCATTCGCGGGTGAAGATTTCAGTCTGCTGTGGGTGGATAAGTACCGTCCCCAGAATCTGAAGGCTGTGATTGGTCAGCAGGGAGACCAGAGCCAAGCCAATAAGTTGCTTCGCTGGCTGAAGAACTGGCACACCCACCATGCAGTGGGAGGGGCTAAACCAGcag ggaGAGGGTTTGGTAAGTTCACCAGTAGTAAGGATAATGGTTCAAGCTTCAAGGCAGCGCTGTTATCTGGACCTCCTGGCGTGGGCAAGACCACCACCGCTGCCTTGGTCTGTGAG gagctggGCTACAGCTACGTAGAGATGAATGCCAGCTGTACTCGCAGTAAGAACAGTCTGAAACAGGTGATCGCTGAGTCTCTGAACAACACCAGTATCAACAACTtctacacag gttcgTCTCAGACAGTCAGTAGTAAACATGTTCTCATCATGGATGAGATTGATGGCATGGCCGGCAACGAAGACCGCGGAGGGATACAG GAGATGATAGGTCTGATTAAACAGTCCAGGATCCCCATCATCTGTATGTGTAATGACCGTAACCATCAAAAGATCCGCTCTCTGGCCAACTACTGCTTTGACCTGCGCTTCCAGAGACCACGACTGGAGCAgatcaag gGTGCCATGATGTCCATTGCTTTCAAAGAGGGTCTGAAAGTCCCGCCTCCTGCCCTCAACGAGATGATCCTGGCATCCAATCAGGACATCCGACAG GTCCTCCACAACCTGAGCATGTGGTCGGCTAAGGACAAGGTCATGACCTACGACCGGGTCAAAGAGGACGCCAACAACGCACGCAAG gacatGAAGTTGGGTCCGTTCGACGTGTGCCGGAAGGTGTTCTCCAAGGGGGAGGAGTCAGGTCACATGACGTTGATTGACAAGTCGGACTTGTTCTTCCACGATTACTCCCTGGCCCCCCTCTTCGTCCAGgagaactacatacatgttaaaCCTGCTGCTGCTGg tgGTGATGTGAAGTCCCACCTGGTGCTCCTCAGTAAGACAGCTGATTCTATCTGTGATGGAGACCTGGTGGACAGACAGATACGTTCCAAACAGGCCTGGTCTCTACTgcccacacag gccatCTATTCCAGTGTGTTACCAGGAGAGTTGATGAGTGGTTATATGAACTGCTTCCCCTCGTTTCCCTCCTGGCTGGGAAAGTTCTCCTCTGGCAATAAACACTCACGGATCATTCAGGAGCTGGCCTCTCACATGAGCCTcaa gacaTTAAGTAGCAGACAGGCAGTGAGCCTGGACTACCTCCCGTACCTCCGCATGGCCCTGTTGTGTCCTCTTCAGAGGCAGGGGGCGGAGGGGGCCGGTCAGGCCGTCCAGCTGTTAGATGACTACCACCTGGTCAGAGAGGATGTGGACAGCCTTATGGAGATCAGCATCTGGGGGGGGCAGCCTGACCCCTACGCTAAACTGGACCCCAAG GTGAAATCAGCGTTCACGAGGGCCTATAACCGGGAGACCCACCTGACACCTTACTCCCTCCAACCAATCAAGAAGGGCCGTCGTGGCGGGGGAGTGGAGGCGGAACCGGGAGGAGAGGGGCAAGAGGAACagcctgaggaagaggaggaggaggaaggtgttGCAGCTGACGCCATGATCAAA